Proteins from a single region of Anthonomus grandis grandis chromosome 10, icAntGran1.3, whole genome shotgun sequence:
- the LOC126740897 gene encoding RING-box protein 2 — protein MADENDNERMENENQKGEKMFTLKKWNAVAMWSWDVECDTCAICRVQVMDACLRCQAESKKDTYGKQDCVVVWGECNHSFHYCCMSLWVKQNNRCPLCQQEWSIQRMGK, from the exons ATGGCAGACGAGAATGATAACGAACGAATGGAAAACGAAAATCAAAAAGGCGAAAAGATGTTCACGTTAAAAAAATGGAACGCGGTGGCTATGTGGAGCTGGGACGTCGAATGTGACACTTGTGCCATTTGCAG AGTACAAGTTATGGATGCCTGCCTAAGGTGCCAAGCGGAAAGCAAAAAAGACACCTACGGCAAACAGGACTGCGTGGTCGTGTGGGGCGAGTGCAACCACTCATTTCACTACTGCTGTATGTCATTGTGGGTGAAACAGAATAATCGGTGCCCCCTTTGCCAACAGGAATGGTCCATACAGCGCATGGGAaagtaa